A portion of the Myxococcales bacterium genome contains these proteins:
- a CDS encoding HTTM domain-containing protein: MFDKRVDIAWLAAFRALFGVVMAVSAIRFLAYGWIDDFWVKPTFHFSYLGFEWVKPLGPWGMHAAFWTLAVLALAMAVGLFYRAAAFAFVVLFTYVQLLDVATYLNHYYLAALLALLLAVSPAHRAYSVDAWLARRRRGHAPEEARGTAVDGVRVVWLYVFRFQVAVVYTFAGIAKLHADWLLDAQPLRIWLSSRTDLPLLGPLFSHAAAPYLMSWAGFLFDTSIAWLLLLKRVRPFAYAVVVVFHVVTRTLFPIGMFPVIMVLAALVFFPPDWPRHVVAWVRRFGAARPRRCLAPAHGAIAGLAPVALGARWRVAAWAVLAAYALCQLVLPLRFLAYGGNVRWHEQGMRFSWRVMVREKNGSVTFVVQQKAASKDDGQADGKAAGKPAGKIWHVSPGRYLTPLQEREMAGQPDLIAQLARHIKRDFEARGVGPVAVHVDALASLNGRPLARLVDPEVDLSEVDDGLAIASWILPAPAQRPPHVRPL, translated from the coding sequence ATGTTCGACAAGCGCGTCGACATCGCGTGGCTTGCGGCCTTTCGCGCGCTCTTTGGCGTCGTGATGGCCGTAAGCGCAATCCGCTTCTTGGCGTACGGATGGATCGACGACTTCTGGGTCAAGCCCACGTTCCACTTCTCGTACCTGGGCTTCGAGTGGGTGAAGCCCCTCGGGCCTTGGGGCATGCACGCCGCCTTCTGGACCCTCGCGGTCCTCGCCCTCGCGATGGCGGTGGGGCTCTTCTATCGCGCCGCCGCCTTCGCCTTCGTCGTGCTGTTCACCTACGTGCAGCTCCTCGACGTCGCGACGTACCTGAATCACTACTACCTCGCGGCGCTGCTCGCGCTCCTCTTGGCGGTGTCGCCGGCGCACCGTGCCTACTCGGTGGATGCGTGGCTCGCGCGGCGCCGCCGTGGCCACGCCCCGGAAGAGGCCCGGGGCACGGCGGTGGACGGAGTCCGCGTCGTGTGGCTCTACGTCTTCCGGTTTCAAGTGGCCGTGGTGTACACGTTCGCCGGCATCGCGAAGCTGCACGCCGATTGGCTCCTCGATGCGCAGCCGCTCCGCATCTGGCTCTCGTCGCGCACCGACCTGCCGCTCTTGGGGCCGCTGTTTTCCCACGCCGCCGCGCCTTACCTCATGAGCTGGGCCGGGTTTCTCTTCGACACCAGCATCGCCTGGCTCCTCCTTTTGAAGCGCGTGCGACCGTTCGCCTACGCCGTCGTCGTCGTGTTTCACGTTGTCACGCGCACGCTGTTTCCCATTGGCATGTTCCCCGTCATCATGGTGCTCGCGGCGCTGGTGTTCTTCCCGCCCGATTGGCCGCGGCACGTGGTCGCGTGGGTGCGCCGCTTCGGCGCGGCGCGGCCTCGTCGATGCCTCGCGCCCGCGCATGGTGCCATCGCCGGGCTGGCGCCGGTCGCCCTCGGCGCGCGATGGCGCGTGGCTGCATGGGCCGTCCTCGCCGCGTACGCGCTCTGCCAGCTCGTCCTCCCGCTCCGCTTCTTGGCCTACGGCGGCAACGTTCGCTGGCACGAGCAGGGCATGCGCTTCTCGTGGCGCGTGATGGTGCGCGAAAAGAACGGTAGCGTGACGTTCGTCGTTCAACAGAAGGCAGCGAGCAAGGACGACGGCCAGGCTGACGGCAAGGCCGCTGGCAAGCCCGCCGGCAAGATCTGGCACGTGAGCCCCGGGCGCTACCTGACGCCGCTCCAGGAGCGCGAGATGGCAGGGCAGCCGGATCTCATCGCCCAGCTTGCTCGTCACATCAAGCGTGACTTCGAAGCGCGCGGCGTGGGGCCCGTCGCCGTGCACGTCGACGCGTTAGCGTCGCTGAACGGCCGGCCCTTGGCGCGCCTCGTCGACCCCGAGGTCGACTTGAGCGAGGTCGATGACGGTCTCGCCATCGCTTCGTGGATTCTTCCGGCGCCCGCACAAAGGCCGCCGCACGTGAGGCCGCTGTGA
- a CDS encoding TolC family protein: MRKGFPLFLLTFGLIGPLRAGRAEALQPLDEFLARAPSHAFDTREAALLAQQREAEADVALGRLLPALSARGVYTRNQYEIATPTGPASRALIQPENQLDAIFALDVPIVDLPNYYRHRATRALARAASEQSEASQLDVNRAVCRAYYQHLGAAGLLRSAVQSTDTAQSNLKNVSVRRGAGVATELDLERARANVERSKQDVADAQLLVNLSARSLETLSGVTPTPAVATDIPGDDLAEERPLAEWLGRASETPQERALREATAAAAEQNKSANTTLVPTLSGAAQERITNATGFLGKNSTYALSLTLGWRLDYVGLKNSDAQSVARELARVREERAKRGTKDAIFEAHQRVTAGIAKSRAARAQAVAAGRASELASDRYSAGAATQLDVTQAQRDAFLADAGRVQADADLMFARASLRLAAGLHPKGSAEGKGR; the protein is encoded by the coding sequence ATGCGGAAAGGTTTTCCTCTCTTCCTCCTCACCTTCGGCCTGATCGGCCCTCTCCGCGCAGGGCGAGCCGAGGCGCTTCAGCCGCTCGACGAGTTCCTCGCGCGCGCGCCTTCGCACGCGTTCGACACGCGCGAGGCGGCGCTCTTGGCGCAGCAACGCGAAGCGGAGGCCGACGTCGCCCTCGGTCGGCTCCTTCCGGCGCTCTCGGCGCGCGGCGTCTACACGCGCAACCAATACGAGATCGCCACGCCCACGGGGCCTGCGAGCCGGGCGCTCATCCAGCCAGAGAATCAGCTCGACGCCATCTTCGCGCTCGACGTTCCCATCGTCGATCTCCCCAACTACTACAGGCACCGCGCGACGCGGGCTCTGGCGCGCGCCGCTTCCGAGCAGAGCGAGGCGAGTCAGCTCGACGTGAACCGCGCCGTCTGTCGGGCCTATTATCAGCATCTCGGCGCTGCGGGCCTCCTGCGCTCGGCCGTGCAGAGCACCGACACGGCCCAGAGCAACCTCAAGAACGTCTCCGTCCGCCGCGGCGCCGGCGTCGCGACCGAGCTGGATCTGGAGCGGGCCCGCGCCAACGTTGAGCGCTCGAAGCAGGACGTTGCCGACGCGCAGCTCCTCGTCAACCTGTCAGCGCGCAGCCTCGAGACGCTCTCCGGCGTGACACCGACACCGGCCGTCGCCACCGACATCCCGGGCGACGACCTCGCCGAGGAGAGGCCGCTCGCCGAGTGGTTGGGCCGCGCCAGCGAGACGCCACAAGAGCGAGCGTTGCGCGAGGCTACGGCGGCGGCGGCGGAGCAAAACAAGTCGGCGAACACGACGCTCGTGCCGACGCTCTCGGGCGCGGCGCAAGAGCGCATCACCAACGCCACGGGCTTTCTCGGAAAGAACTCGACGTACGCGCTCTCGCTCACGCTCGGCTGGCGCCTCGACTACGTGGGGCTCAAGAACTCTGACGCCCAGAGCGTCGCCCGCGAGCTCGCGCGCGTCCGCGAAGAGCGCGCAAAGCGCGGCACCAAGGACGCGATCTTCGAGGCGCATCAGCGCGTCACGGCGGGCATCGCCAAGAGCCGCGCGGCCCGCGCCCAGGCCGTCGCAGCCGGCCGGGCGTCGGAGTTGGCGTCGGACCGCTACTCCGCCGGCGCCGCCACGCAGCTCGACGTCACGCAGGCGCAGCGCGACGCGTTCCTCGCGGACGCGGGGCGCGTCCAGGCGGACGCCGATCTCATGTTTGCGCGAGCGTCCCTGCGGCTCGCCGCAGGTCTCCATCCGAAGGGCTCCGCCGAGGGAAAAGGTCGATGA
- a CDS encoding efflux RND transporter permease subunit codes for MQWLARVCVQRPVFASVLMLVIVVLGVVGYTRLGVDQFPNVDLPFIIVTTRLDGASPDEVETDITDKIEGAINTIDGVDELRSTSAEGFSQVAVAFKLEKNTDVAAQDVRDKINNVLRDLPKGIDPPIVSKVDPQSAPIMLIALRSPRPVREVTEVADKRVRRQIETISGVGQVTLVGGRSRQIHIWLDPVALRARNLSAVDVQRALASQNLSTPGGSIETGPQTITLRIEGRVDSVDAIGRIVVREQRGEFVRVSDVARVEDGQEELTSVASYDGERTVVLQVRKQSGTNTVATVDAVTKRLDEVRRTLPAGMKLEVIRDNSASIRTGLAAVEEHLVLGALLAAMVVLFFLGNARSTLIAAVAIPISIIGTFAFMWPLGYSLNMLTLLALALAVGIVIDDAIVVLENIVRFIEEKKMKPFPAAVLATREIGLAVLATTLSLMAVFIPVAFVGGVPGRFLKNFGFTMAIAVGVSLVVSFSLTPMLSARFLGGEGHGTGFLAKIVDFGYRPIERVYMAILRWSMRHRWVIVAASVLTLGSCVPLAKKVPKGFLPTDDQAQFEVSLRAPEGTSAEETALIAERVAQDVRSLPGVAHTVVTVAGGDQKTVNLATIYAAMVDPKARTVTQLQVMDMARKQVLAKLPPTLRVSVGEVAAFSTGASSAAVQYVLAGPDLRKLEEMATRMSEAIKKNPAVVDFDTNLIVGNPEVRVSIDRDRAADLGVNVADVAESLRMLVAGMKVSTFPEHGEEYDIRLRADQAFRRDTGTLTQMTVPSRKYGTVPLASVVRAQEGSGPSQINRLGRQRQVTFMANVAPGSGESDVVTAMQKAFDEAGAGIEYRLVPTGRSKSSSELGRGFALAFSLSFVFMFLILAAQFESWSQPLIILLSLPLTVPFALMSLVLFGQGLNLFSALGVLVLFGVVKKNSILQIDHTNHLRSLGKPRLEAILEANRDRLRPILMTTIAFVAGMLPLATSRGIGSGNNRNIAGIVIGGQTFSLLLTLLAVPVAYSLFDDVVAWGRRHRARREVDRGEAELARILGPATPEGATAEE; via the coding sequence ATGCAGTGGTTAGCCCGCGTTTGCGTTCAACGCCCCGTTTTTGCCAGCGTGCTGATGCTCGTCATCGTCGTCTTGGGCGTCGTGGGCTACACACGGCTCGGCGTCGACCAGTTCCCGAACGTCGACTTGCCCTTCATCATCGTCACGACGCGCCTCGACGGCGCCTCGCCCGACGAGGTCGAGACCGACATCACCGACAAGATCGAAGGAGCCATCAACACCATCGACGGCGTCGACGAGCTTCGTTCGACGTCGGCGGAAGGATTTTCGCAGGTCGCCGTCGCCTTCAAGTTGGAGAAGAACACCGACGTCGCAGCGCAAGACGTACGCGACAAGATCAACAACGTGCTTCGCGATCTCCCCAAAGGCATCGACCCGCCCATCGTGAGCAAGGTTGATCCGCAGTCGGCGCCGATCATGCTCATCGCGCTCCGGTCCCCTCGCCCCGTCCGCGAGGTGACGGAGGTCGCCGACAAGCGGGTGCGCCGCCAGATCGAGACCATCTCGGGTGTCGGCCAGGTCACCCTCGTCGGCGGGCGTTCGCGGCAAATACACATTTGGCTCGACCCGGTGGCGCTCCGCGCGCGCAACCTCTCCGCCGTCGACGTGCAGCGGGCGCTCGCGTCGCAGAACCTCTCCACCCCCGGCGGCAGCATCGAGACGGGCCCACAGACCATCACCCTTCGCATCGAAGGCCGCGTCGATTCCGTCGACGCCATCGGCCGCATCGTTGTGCGCGAGCAGCGCGGCGAATTCGTCCGCGTCAGCGACGTGGCCAGGGTGGAAGACGGTCAAGAGGAGCTTACGAGCGTCGCGTCGTACGACGGCGAGCGCACCGTCGTCTTGCAGGTCCGCAAGCAGTCGGGCACCAACACCGTCGCCACCGTCGACGCCGTCACGAAGCGACTCGACGAGGTGCGCCGAACGCTGCCGGCGGGCATGAAGCTCGAGGTCATCCGCGACAACTCGGCGAGCATCCGCACGGGCCTCGCTGCCGTCGAAGAACACTTGGTCCTTGGCGCCCTCTTGGCGGCGATGGTCGTCCTGTTCTTTCTCGGAAACGCGCGGAGCACGCTCATCGCCGCCGTGGCCATCCCGATCTCGATCATCGGGACCTTCGCGTTCATGTGGCCCCTCGGCTACTCGCTCAACATGCTGACGCTGCTGGCGCTGGCGCTCGCCGTCGGCATCGTCATCGACGACGCCATCGTCGTGCTCGAGAACATCGTTCGCTTCATCGAAGAGAAGAAGATGAAGCCCTTTCCGGCGGCGGTCCTGGCGACGCGCGAGATCGGCCTCGCCGTTTTGGCGACGACGCTCTCGCTCATGGCCGTGTTTATCCCCGTCGCCTTCGTCGGCGGCGTGCCGGGCCGCTTCCTGAAGAACTTCGGCTTCACCATGGCCATCGCCGTCGGCGTCTCGCTCGTGGTCAGCTTCTCGTTGACGCCGATGCTCAGCGCTCGCTTCCTCGGCGGAGAAGGTCACGGGACCGGCTTCTTGGCGAAGATCGTCGACTTCGGCTACCGCCCCATCGAGCGCGTCTACATGGCCATCTTGCGCTGGTCCATGAGGCATCGCTGGGTCATCGTCGCCGCGTCGGTTCTGACGCTCGGTTCGTGCGTACCGCTCGCGAAGAAGGTCCCCAAAGGCTTCTTGCCGACCGACGACCAGGCGCAGTTCGAGGTGAGCCTGCGCGCGCCGGAGGGCACCAGCGCAGAGGAGACGGCCCTCATCGCGGAGCGCGTCGCGCAAGACGTTCGAAGCCTGCCCGGCGTGGCGCACACCGTCGTGACGGTCGCCGGCGGCGATCAGAAGACCGTAAACCTCGCGACCATCTACGCAGCCATGGTGGACCCTAAGGCGAGAACGGTGACCCAGCTCCAAGTCATGGACATGGCGCGCAAGCAGGTCCTCGCGAAGCTTCCCCCAACGCTCCGCGTGAGCGTCGGTGAGGTCGCGGCCTTCTCCACGGGCGCGTCGAGCGCGGCGGTCCAATACGTGCTCGCGGGGCCTGATCTGCGGAAGCTCGAGGAGATGGCGACGCGCATGAGCGAGGCCATCAAGAAGAACCCCGCCGTCGTCGACTTCGACACGAACCTCATCGTCGGCAACCCCGAGGTTCGCGTCTCCATCGACCGCGACCGCGCCGCCGACCTCGGCGTGAACGTGGCCGACGTGGCCGAGAGCTTGCGCATGCTGGTGGCCGGCATGAAGGTCTCGACCTTCCCCGAACACGGCGAGGAGTACGACATTCGTCTTCGCGCCGACCAAGCGTTTCGCCGCGACACCGGCACGCTGACGCAAATGACGGTTCCTTCGCGCAAGTACGGCACCGTACCGCTCGCTTCCGTCGTGCGCGCGCAGGAAGGAAGCGGACCGTCCCAGATCAACCGCCTCGGTCGACAGAGGCAGGTGACCTTCATGGCCAACGTGGCGCCCGGCTCCGGCGAGAGTGACGTCGTGACGGCGATGCAGAAGGCCTTCGACGAGGCCGGCGCGGGTATCGAATACCGCCTGGTGCCAACGGGGCGCTCGAAGTCCTCGTCGGAGCTCGGCCGGGGCTTCGCTTTGGCTTTCTCGCTCTCCTTCGTCTTCATGTTCTTGATCCTCGCGGCGCAGTTCGAGTCCTGGTCGCAGCCGCTGATCATCCTCCTCTCGCTACCGCTCACGGTCCCCTTCGCGCTGATGTCACTCGTGCTCTTCGGCCAGGGATTGAACCTCTTCTCGGCGCTCGGCGTGCTGGTGCTCTTCGGCGTCGTGAAGAAGAACTCGATCTTGCAGATCGATCACACCAACCACTTGCGGTCGCTCGGCAAGCCGCGCCTCGAGGCGATCCTCGAAGCGAACCGCGACCGCTTGCGCCCCATCTTGATGACGACCATCGCCTTCGTGGCGGGCATGTTGCCGCTGGCGACGTCGCGCGGGATCGGCTCCGGCAACAACCGCAACATCGCCGGCATCGTCATCGGCGGGCAGACGTTCTCGCTCCTCTTGACGCTGCTCGCGGTGCCGGTCGCGTATTCGCTCTTCGACGACGTGGTCGCCTGGGGCCGTCGCCACCGGGCGCGCCGCGAAGTGGACCGCGGCGAAGCGGAGCTCGCGCGCATTCTCGGCCCAGCGACCCCGGAAGGAGCGACGGCCGAGGAGTAG
- a CDS encoding efflux RND transporter periplasmic adaptor subunit: protein MNSTLQKALVCATIAALPLTMLTAAGCKKAAPQSIAEAGPAPISVESVAASMVDVPATLRVTGSLRGFRETDLAANAAGRVTQTVVERGSHVIAGQILVQLDTRAASLTASEARAQADSVRAQETQAKSECDRYEKLRAKGAITDLEFDRVATQCRTLPLSAEAATARARLAAQNVGDGAIRAPFAGVITERTVDVGEYVRQDTRIATLVALDQIRLEMAVPEAYVAKLKENSVVGFRVAAHPERLFKGTVRFVSGAVRPTSRDLVAEAVVDNADKALLPGMFADVELEVGRRQLPGVPRAALTTKDGQKHAFVVTGGRIEERILATGPEAGELVSVTRGITAGERVVIKNIDTLSNGQPVL, encoded by the coding sequence ATGAACTCCACGCTCCAGAAGGCGCTCGTTTGCGCCACCATCGCGGCGCTGCCGCTAACGATGTTGACGGCCGCCGGCTGCAAGAAGGCCGCGCCGCAATCGATCGCTGAAGCGGGCCCCGCGCCCATCAGCGTCGAGAGCGTCGCCGCGAGCATGGTCGACGTTCCCGCCACGCTGCGCGTCACCGGGAGCCTTCGCGGCTTCCGCGAGACCGACCTCGCGGCCAACGCCGCCGGCCGCGTCACGCAGACCGTCGTCGAGCGCGGCTCCCACGTCATCGCCGGACAGATCCTCGTGCAGCTCGACACGCGCGCCGCGTCGCTCACGGCCAGCGAGGCGCGCGCGCAAGCCGACAGCGTGAGGGCCCAAGAGACGCAGGCCAAGTCCGAGTGCGATCGCTACGAGAAGCTGCGCGCCAAGGGTGCGATCACTGACTTGGAGTTCGATCGCGTCGCGACCCAATGCCGCACGCTGCCGCTCTCGGCGGAAGCCGCCACGGCGCGCGCGCGCCTCGCCGCGCAAAACGTCGGCGACGGCGCGATTCGCGCGCCCTTCGCCGGCGTCATCACCGAGCGCACCGTGGATGTCGGCGAATACGTTCGTCAGGACACGCGCATCGCCACGCTCGTGGCGCTCGACCAGATTCGCCTCGAAATGGCCGTCCCCGAGGCCTACGTCGCGAAGCTCAAGGAGAACAGCGTCGTCGGCTTCCGCGTGGCGGCGCACCCGGAGCGACTCTTCAAAGGCACGGTCCGCTTCGTGTCCGGCGCCGTGCGGCCAACGTCTCGCGATCTCGTGGCCGAAGCGGTCGTCGACAACGCCGACAAGGCGCTGTTGCCCGGCATGTTCGCCGACGTGGAGCTCGAGGTTGGCCGTCGCCAATTGCCGGGCGTGCCGCGGGCCGCGCTCACCACGAAGGACGGGCAGAAGCACGCGTTCGTCGTCACCGGAGGGCGCATCGAGGAGCGCATCCTCGCCACGGGCCCTGAGGCCGGCGAGCTCGTCAGCGTCACCCGCGGCATCACGGCCGGTGAGCGGGTCGTCATCAAGAACATCGACACGTTGTCCAACGGGCAACCGGTCCTCTGA
- a CDS encoding TonB-dependent receptor produces MVVSVARADHGDEPGSAAREVLPTEPVTPASTAPGPAKAPAAAPVGPPAAASSDDKGAEQEVTVVGTRVARTAGSAHVLGEKKLARQSYDDAHAVLAEVPGVYSRGEDGVGLRPNIGIRGVNPDRSKKVALLEDGVPFAPAPYSAPAAYYFPLVMRMTAIRVVKGPAAIVHGPQTVAGAIDLVTRAVPATPSGSLDGAAGAYGYNKLHAYAGTGDEKMGLMLEGAHLGSSGFKALPSGADTGFARNEVMAKGYYVVDPAARSPQEIKVKFTYSDEISNESYLGLSDADFRNNPNARYSVSELDRMRSFRTALAVSHVASVIPRKLVLTTTAYRNDIARTWRKVNGFRGADLFSVLRAPDAGQNAVYAGLLRGVGEGSSPGEALLVGPNARDYVSQGVQTVLRWEGKSGPLAHRFEYGLRLHQDRIERRHSEDAFRIVRGDLIPEGSATVVTAFNEASTEVLAVHAADAVTWGPLTLTPGVRFEVMRPTLIDKITQVTTKRLTSVFLPGAGAFVSLTRDFGLLAGAYRGFSPAAPGGDPKPELSVNYEGGARFVRGAARAEVIGFLNDYSNLTDVCTLASGCRAANLDAQFNAGAARVYGLEAFVEHELPVGPLKFPVTGSYTLTRSEFLETFTSEDPIYGRVQAGDEVPYVPRHQLALRAGVEHARAAGNVAFTYGGKMREEAGKGPIEERLHTDASFMVDLGARFHITERLSVYGNVRNLLDEQVITSRRPFGARPNAPRWVLAGAKLTF; encoded by the coding sequence ATGGTGGTGAGCGTCGCCCGAGCCGACCATGGCGACGAGCCCGGCTCGGCAGCGCGAGAGGTCCTGCCCACGGAGCCGGTGACCCCCGCGTCGACGGCCCCGGGCCCTGCCAAGGCGCCCGCTGCAGCACCCGTTGGTCCGCCCGCCGCAGCGTCGAGCGACGACAAGGGAGCCGAGCAGGAGGTAACCGTCGTCGGCACGCGCGTGGCGCGCACCGCCGGCTCCGCGCATGTGCTCGGCGAGAAGAAGCTCGCGAGACAAAGCTACGACGACGCGCACGCGGTCCTCGCAGAGGTCCCCGGCGTCTACTCGCGTGGCGAGGACGGCGTGGGCCTGCGCCCCAACATCGGCATTCGCGGCGTGAACCCCGATCGCAGCAAGAAGGTCGCGCTCTTGGAAGACGGCGTGCCCTTTGCTCCCGCGCCCTATTCGGCGCCTGCCGCGTACTACTTTCCTTTGGTGATGCGCATGACCGCCATCCGCGTCGTCAAGGGGCCGGCAGCGATCGTGCACGGTCCGCAGACCGTCGCCGGCGCCATCGATCTTGTTACGCGAGCTGTGCCCGCCACGCCTTCAGGCTCACTGGACGGCGCAGCCGGTGCCTACGGGTACAACAAGCTCCACGCCTACGCAGGCACCGGCGACGAGAAGATGGGGCTCATGCTCGAAGGCGCGCACCTCGGTTCGTCGGGGTTCAAGGCGCTGCCGAGCGGAGCCGACACCGGCTTCGCGCGGAACGAGGTGATGGCGAAGGGTTACTACGTCGTGGATCCGGCGGCGCGCTCGCCCCAAGAGATCAAGGTCAAGTTCACCTACTCGGACGAGATCTCGAACGAGAGCTACCTGGGCCTCAGCGACGCGGACTTTCGGAACAACCCCAACGCGCGCTATTCGGTGAGCGAGCTCGATCGCATGCGGAGCTTCCGCACGGCGCTGGCCGTAAGCCACGTGGCATCGGTGATCCCGCGCAAGCTCGTCTTGACGACGACGGCCTACCGGAACGACATCGCGAGGACGTGGCGCAAGGTCAACGGCTTCCGCGGCGCCGATCTCTTCTCCGTGCTCCGCGCACCGGACGCGGGCCAAAACGCCGTCTACGCGGGCCTCTTGCGAGGTGTAGGCGAAGGCTCGAGCCCCGGCGAGGCACTCCTCGTCGGACCCAACGCGCGCGACTACGTGAGCCAAGGCGTGCAGACGGTGCTGCGTTGGGAAGGAAAGAGCGGCCCCTTGGCCCATCGCTTCGAGTACGGCCTTCGCCTCCATCAAGATCGCATCGAGCGTCGCCATAGCGAAGACGCGTTCCGCATCGTGCGCGGCGACCTCATCCCCGAAGGCTCGGCCACCGTGGTGACCGCCTTCAATGAAGCCTCGACGGAGGTGCTCGCGGTTCACGCCGCCGACGCCGTGACGTGGGGCCCGCTCACGTTGACGCCGGGGGTTCGTTTCGAGGTGATGCGCCCCACGCTCATCGACAAGATCACCCAGGTGACCACCAAACGACTGACGAGCGTCTTCCTTCCCGGCGCCGGCGCGTTCGTGTCGCTCACGCGGGACTTCGGGCTCCTCGCCGGCGCGTACCGCGGCTTCAGTCCTGCGGCGCCGGGCGGTGATCCAAAGCCCGAACTCAGCGTGAACTACGAAGGCGGGGCGCGTTTCGTGCGCGGCGCCGCGCGCGCGGAGGTCATCGGCTTTCTCAACGACTACTCGAACCTGACCGATGTCTGCACGCTCGCGAGCGGGTGCCGTGCCGCCAACCTGGACGCGCAGTTCAACGCGGGAGCGGCCCGCGTCTACGGTCTCGAGGCGTTCGTGGAGCACGAGCTGCCGGTGGGTCCGTTGAAGTTTCCCGTGACGGGGTCCTACACGCTCACGCGCTCCGAATTTTTGGAGACGTTTACGTCGGAGGACCCGATCTACGGACGCGTTCAAGCAGGCGACGAGGTGCCTTACGTGCCGCGCCATCAGCTCGCGCTGCGCGCCGGCGTCGAACACGCTCGCGCCGCCGGCAACGTGGCCTTCACGTACGGCGGCAAGATGCGTGAAGAGGCTGGCAAAGGTCCCATCGAGGAGCGCCTCCACACCGACGCCTCGTTCATGGTCGACTTGGGAGCGCGCTTTCACATCACCGAGCGGCTCTCGGTTTACGGCAACGTGCGAAACCTCTTGGACGAGCAGGTCATTACGTCGCGGCGGCCTTTCGGCGCACGTCCCAACGCGCCACGCTGGGTGCTCGCAGGCGCGAAGCTGACGTTCTGA
- a CDS encoding LamG domain-containing protein encodes MRRARLTLLCVHVVLGLGLAAACGDTDEPPAPPGVDAGTLDVNVPKTEGGAGDATAALDSATGNDATANDAAADAKNDGTVADAGSDVTTDAATDALVSDAGDAGCALPPSGIVGWWTGDDTTNDRTGNHNMTVVGSVPYVAGMVGNGFSLTPGNYLTRPHVAAIALTSAYTIEAWVKVTATGGRIVDHITASIPNGYLLDTYPQNVRAYAGTVFAGGTTTLALNTWHHLAAVFDGDAIDGGPDGGVGTLKVYRNGILEGTVTATSPAVTNTKPLRIGADSNGANSLNGIADEVTIYDRPLSEAELKAIFNAGALGKCK; translated from the coding sequence ATGCGTCGCGCGCGTCTCACACTTCTTTGCGTTCATGTTGTTTTGGGCCTGGGTCTCGCCGCCGCTTGCGGCGACACGGACGAGCCTCCCGCCCCCCCCGGCGTGGATGCCGGCACCCTCGACGTCAACGTTCCGAAGACCGAGGGTGGCGCCGGGGATGCGACGGCCGCCTTGGACAGCGCGACGGGTAATGACGCCACGGCAAACGACGCCGCAGCGGACGCAAAGAACGACGGCACGGTGGCGGACGCGGGCAGCGACGTCACCACCGATGCGGCGACCGATGCTCTCGTGAGCGACGCTGGCGACGCGGGCTGTGCCCTACCGCCCTCGGGCATCGTCGGCTGGTGGACTGGCGACGATACGACCAACGATCGCACCGGCAACCACAACATGACGGTCGTTGGCTCCGTGCCCTACGTGGCCGGCATGGTCGGCAACGGCTTCAGCCTCACGCCGGGCAACTACCTGACGCGCCCCCATGTGGCGGCCATTGCCTTGACCTCGGCGTACACCATCGAAGCGTGGGTCAAGGTGACGGCGACCGGCGGCCGCATCGTCGACCACATCACCGCCAGCATTCCCAACGGGTACCTGCTCGACACCTACCCGCAAAACGTACGCGCGTACGCCGGGACGGTCTTCGCGGGCGGAACCACGACGCTAGCGCTCAACACGTGGCACCACCTCGCCGCAGTCTTCGACGGCGACGCCATCGATGGCGGCCCCGACGGTGGCGTGGGGACTTTGAAGGTCTACCGAAACGGCATCCTCGAAGGCACGGTCACCGCCACGAGCCCCGCCGTGACGAACACCAAGCCACTCCGCATCGGCGCAGACTCGAACGGCGCCAATTCGCTCAACGGAATCGCCGACGAAGTCACGATCTATGATCGCCCTCTGTCCGAGGCAGAGCTCAAGGCCATCTTCAACGCGGGAGCCTTGGGCAAGTGCAAGTAG